The genomic segment ACCAACGACATGCTGGCCGGCGAGAAGCACATCAAAATTGGCCACGGCCGTGATTACCCTGACGTGTCTCCTGTGCGCGGGACCTACTACGGCGGCGGCGGGGAAGCCTCACTCAATGTCGAGGTACGGGTGTATGGTGACCCACCAGCCAGGCAGGAATGAGGGCGACGGCTCCGGCGTTTCGGCCCCGTGTCTGGTTCACAGTGGACCAGAACACGCGGTTTGTGCCCTTCCTTTGTCTAAGCCAGCGTCTGAAGGGGAGCAGCGGCGTGGTACCAGCGCATAAGACCAAGCATCTGCTGAACATACGCCTCGAACCTGGACGCCTTGACCATGTAGCCGTCGACCTCAAGGGCCTGTGCCTGTGCCCGGTCACGCTCAGCGCCTGAGGTGCTCAGCATGACCACTGGAATATGGTTCAGTGACGTGTCCGCCCGCAGGGCCTGCAGGACGTCAAAGCCATGCATGCCAGGCATATTCACGTCAAGGAGAATAAGATCGGTGCGCAGGCCGGCCCACAACAGCTGCATGGCCTGGATTCCACTTTCAGCCAGAGTCAGCGAAGAGCCGGGAGCCACCTCCAGCAGGGCCAGCTCGGTCAGTTCACGGTCAAGAGGATTGTCGTCGATCAGCAGGATGTGAGGCGAAAGGGTACAGCAGGACTGAGGTGTAGAGCGCATGTGCTGCCTCTCAGTAAGCACGGAAGGCCTGATGCGGATGTGATGTGAGGGTACTCAGCTGCCAGAGCTGAGGATTACGTTCTGTACAGATTTTTCGATAAAGAGTTCTCCTGTTCACCATCTTGACACGAATCAAAGAAAAACCGCAATGTAGAGGCAGAATTCTTGACCTGTATCCAAGTACTTCTGCAGGAGCCTCTATGCCCCCCGAACTGACCCGCACCCGCCGCCTGATTCTCGACGCCATCCTCCGCCTCCAGGCGGAGGACACTCCAGCTACCCTGGGCGCCGTTGCACAGGCCACTGGTCTCACCAAGCAGGCCGTCAGCTACCAGACTGTGCTGCTGCGCGAAGCGCACTACCTTGAACCGGCTGCCAGCCGCTACGCCCCGCTGATCCTGACCTCGAAAGCCCGGGCCCTGATCGGCGGGGGAGGCTTCCCTCTGGTAGGTGAAATTGCAGCAGGACAACCGGGTCACGCCGAACAGAACGTCGAAGCCTACATTACCCGCCTTGATCAGGTCATCGACATGAAAGAAGGCGACTACCTTCTGCGGGTGCGTGGAGACAGCATGATCGGCGTCGGGATCTACCCTCAGGACATCGTGATTGTTCGCCCCAATGAGACCGTCCCGAACGGCGACATCGCGGTTGTCCTGTTGCCTGGCGAGAGCACTGCCACCTTGAAACGTGTCGAGCACCAGAACTCGAAAATCACCCTGCACAGTGCCAACCCCGACTATCCGCCCATGACCTTTCCTGCCCGGGACGTCCGCATCCAGGGTTGCCTGGTCGCGCACATCGGCCAGGCTGCCCTGAGGAGCCGGAGGGTCTGAGCATGGCAGGACGCACGCCGAGTCTGATCGCCTGCGTCCTGCTCTCCCCCTGGCCGCTGGAACTGCTCCAGCGGCGTCATCCGGGCGTGCCCGTGGCGGTACTCAGCGAAGAAGGCAGCGGTGGAGGCCGCCGGGTGCTGCACGTCAGTCCTGGCGCGCGGGACGCCGGCGTGAAGGTGGGCATGCGGGATACGGCCGCCCTGAGCCGCTGCCCTGAACTGCACGCGGAAACGATGAATGCGCCCCTGGCAGCCGCCGCGTGGAATGAACTGCTTGAGCAGATGTACGTCCGCTACAGCGACCGGGTGGAGGGCCGTACCCCTGGATTGATCTTCCTGAAACTCAGCCTGGGGGCGGCCCGTGACCTGGCGGCCGCCTTGCAGGCCCCGGTGGGTCTGGCGGGCAGCCTGGAAGTCGCGCATCTGGCGGCGCTGCGTGCCAAAGCGGGAGAAGTCCGGGAGGTGCACCCTGGTGAACAGGCAGAACAGGCGTTCCTGAACCTGGTGCCTTTAGAGCACCTGCAGGTCCTGGGCCTCTCCCCTGCTCAGGCTGAGCGCCTGCGTTTTCTGGGCGTCACCGGCCTGGCGGATCTGTGCAAATGGAGTGCCGCACAACGGGAAGCGTTTCTAGGCGTCGACATGGGAACCCAGGTGAACCGCTTCTTGAAAGGGCACCGCACCGAGCAGCTCCCCAGGTATGTTCCAGGTCAGATTCTCGAAGCCAGCCTGGACACCGACGCGCCTTTGCTGAATAGCCTTGAGGCCGACGCGGCCTTTCAGGAACTGCTGCCAGGGCTGATGACCGGGCTGCGCGGCCGGACAGCCGCGTACCTGACGGTCCGCTGTGACACGCTGGGCGGCTCCCTTACGGCCACCCGCAAACTGAAGTGGCCTCTGGATAGCGGCGGACTCATGCGGGTCGCGGGCCTTGCCCTGGAAGATACCGGCGCTCTTGCCATCGGGATCGACCGGCTGAGCGTGCAGTTCAGCGGCCTTCAGCAGCCCTCACGCATGGTGGGCCTCTGGGCAGGGCTGGCTGACCTGGACGTCACCCGGAACGTGCTGGACCGTTTTCCAGATGCCCTTGTTCGCGTGCGCTGGCTGGACCCCTGGGCGTATACCACCAACGCCATGTACGAATGGGTGGACTGGCAGACCGGAGAGGTGCGTCCGACGCCCATGACTCCTCAGATGACCTGGACGCCGACCCGGGCGCAGGCGCGGGAGAAGGCTGTGGACCGCATCCTGGCGTTCTTTGAAGGTGCGCAGCCATGAAGGCCGTACAGCAGCAGGTGGAGGTGGAAGTGCGCAATGGTCAGCCGGCCAGGCTGATCTGGAACGGACAGACCTACCCGGTGCAGGCGGTGCTGGACTGGTGGCGGGCTGGGGGTCGCTGGTGGTTGGGGGAAGCGCCCCGCAACTGCTACTTCGTGCAGGCAGGAAGCCTGACTGCGGAACTGCATCATGAGGATGCCCAGGAGGGGCGCTGGTGGCTGGCCAGAGTGCAGGACTAGGTGTGCCGCGGCTGCAGGTCCTGCTCGCATGTCAGTCGTACTTCAGTGAGGGCCGAAGCACCGTGAGTCCCAGACGTCTGGTCCAGCGGGCAGCAGACGCCGGGTATTCGGCCGTGGGACTGGCGGACTGGTGCAGTGTCGCTGGAGCCGTGGAGCTTGGCGAGGCCGCTCGGGCAGCTGGTCTGGCGGCACTTGTCGGCGTGACGCTGCCGGTGCTCTTCCCTGCCCCGCCGCGTTCGCCCGCGCCATATGAGCCCTACCCGGTGGTGCTCCTCGCGCGTGACCGCCCGGGGTACGCGGTCCTGTGCCGTTTGATCACGGACGTACAGGGTCAATATCCGGGCGGGCTTCCACTGTCACTCCTGCAGGAAACGGGACGGCAGTTCCAGGACCATCTGCTGTGTCTGACGGGTGGGCGCACAGGATTCCCGACGGTCCTCGGCGAGCAGCGGGAGGTCGCGCGGGCCGCGTTCTATCTCCGGACACTGCGGGGAATCTTTCCCTTCAGCCTGTACGTGCAGCTGTATCACGGAGCAGCACCGAATGAACGGCGGCGGCTGGAGTACCTGCGCGGCCTGGCCCGCGACCTGGAACTGCCGGTGGTGGCTGCTCCGGAAGTCTGTATGGCAGACGCGGCGGACTATTGCCTGCTCGACGCGCTGACCTGCGCGCGGCTGGGCATTGATGTGCAGACCCCGCATCCGGACCGGCCCCGCAATGACGCACGGCATGTCGGTACTCCTGAAGAATGGGGACATCTGCTGCCCTTCCCGGACGCCCTATTGAATGCAGAGCGGATCGCAGACTGGTGCACCTTCGAGCTGCTGCCTGAACGGCTGCGCAGTCCCGAGCCCAGACTCCGGCCCTTTCAGACGGCGCAGGAAGTACTGGAGGAGCGTGTGTTCGCGGCGGTGGGTTCCAGATACTCGCCGGGCGCACGGGAGGCTGCCCTGCGCCGCCTGAAAGATGAGCTGGCCACGGTCGCGCACCTGGACCTGGCAGGCTTTTTCCTGACGGCAGCAGAAGTTACCGACTACTGCCGGGAGCACGGCATTCTGGCGGCTGGGCGGGGTTCAGCGGCTGGGTCGGTGCTGTGTTACCTGCTGGGCATCACCCTGTCTGATCCCATTGAGCACAACCTGCTGTTTGAGCGTTTCCTGCATACCGGCCGCACCAGCATGCCGGACGTGGATATCGACATCGCCAGTGCCCGGCGGGATCAGGTGCTGCGCTGGGTCGAAGAACGTTGGGGGCTGTCTGGTGCAGGGGAAGCGATGGTGGCCAACCGAATCACGTACCGCATGAAAAGCGCCATCCAGGACCTTGGGCGCGCCCTGGGAATGCCTCCAGACCTGAGAGACCGGCTGAGCCGTGCGCTGGGGCGGGATTACGGGCACCTGCGCCCCCACAGGGCGAGAGAAGCGGAGGTGGCCTTTACGGAAGTGCTTGGTGACGCACCGGTCAAGGAAGCACTGCTCTGCTTGCTGGAACGCATTGAGCCAGGCTTCGTGCGCCACCTGGCGCCGCACTCCGGGGGGGTGGTGCTGAGCAGTGAACCACTGACGTTCTACTCTCCTCTGACCCGGTCCAGTGGGGGCATCCGGATGCTGACGTTTGACAAGGACGACGTGGAGAAACTTGGGTTGATCAAACTCGACCTGCTGGGGCTGCGAATGCTCGCGGCCCTGGAGCGCGCCAGAGAGGAGGTGCTGCGCCTCACGAACGAGTGGGTGCCGTACGGTGAGTTGCCGGACGACCCGCGCGTGTGGGCCGAGATCAGCAGCGGGGACACCATGGGGCTTTTTCAGATTGAAAGCCCGGCTCAGGTGCAGATGACCGCGCGACTTCAGCCGAAAACCATGACGCAGCTGGCCCATCAGGTGGCCCTGGTGCGTCCAGGACCCATCCAGTCGGGCACCGTACACCCATATGTCCGGCGTGCACGGGGTGAAGAACCGGTACCGGAACGTCCGGAGCCTTTGCAAAGCATTCTCAGGGCAACTCACGGCACGCTGATGTTTCAGGAGCAGATCCTGCGTATTGCGGTCCATTACGCCGGATACGACTGGCCGCACGCAGACCGGTTCCGCTCCAGGCTGAGCAAGGTCGAAGACGGGCACGAGCTGGCAGAGCTGAAAGAACAGTTCCTGAGTGGCGCAGCGCTGACGTGCGGGGCGTTCCCCTGGGAGGCAGAGGAAGTGTTCGAGATGTGCGCGATGTTCCGTGGATACGGCTTTGCCGAGTCGCACGCCCACGCATTTGCGCAGCACAGTTATGCCAGCGCGTACATGCGGCACCACTACCCGGCGGCGTACTTCGCTGCCTTCTTGACCGAGGCTCCTGGAATGTGGCCGGCAAACACCATCGCTCAGGAATGCCGCCGGCGGGGTGTGACCCTTCTTCCCGTCTGTATCAACCGAAGTGGTTTGAGCTACCGGGCCGAGAGTCTGCGGACCATCCGGGTGCCCTTGACGGCTGTTGAGGGGATCAGTGAAGCCAAAGCGCGGGAAATCGTGCACGAGCGCCTGATAGGTGGAAAGTTCAGCACCCTGGAAGACGCATACGACCGGATTGACCTGTCACGGGACCGCTTTGAGAAGCTGGTGCTGGCTGGTGGCCTGACAAGTATCGAGCCCAGCCGGAGAAAGGGTCTGTTTGGACTGACGCTCCTGGCAAATGCCCGGAAGGCTGGAACGCGGCCTCTGTTGGCACCCGGCATCGAGCCACCTGAACTGCCGGAAATGAGCAGCACCGAATACCTCGCCCTGGACCTCCGGACGAAAGGACTGAGCGAAACGGGACGGCACCCCCTGGACGCGCACCGGGCGCGGCTGAGGGACCTGGGATGCCAGGCGCTCGGCGGTTTGAACCATGGAGACACAGCCTGGGTAGCCGGGGTCATTGTGGCCAGACAGCGGCCGCCCACAGCCAAGGGCTTCGCGTTTTACGTTCTTGAAGACCGCACAGCACGCCTGCAGGCCATCATCAGCCCGGATTTGTGGGAGGCCAACCGGGTACTGCTGCGGGACGCGCGTGCGCTTATCGTGTGCGGTCCGGTCACCCGTCTGGGACAGGCAATCACGATCAAAGTTCAGCGCTTGAGTGAGTTGCCTCTTCGGTGGCCAGAGCCTGACGTTGAGGCGGCGGACTGACCCGCGCAGCATTCATGCTGTTTGCTGCGCAGTGGCAGCGTGCGCCTTGCAATTCCCAACTCCGGGTGAAGCTGACCTTGCACGGTGCGGGAACCGCTCTGCCAGCCTGCGGCATGTCGGACCGCCAACCACCGAACAAAAGCTCAGCACATGGCAACACTGCCTCCTTTCGTTGTGAGACTGGGCCAGAAACGTTGTTCGACCGGGTGCGTTTCAAAATGGCTGGAGCCCGAAGGCTGAAGTTCTACTCCGCACAATTTCGCCGCCGCCTGGTTGAAGAGGGTGTTCCCATGGAGGAGCTGCAGCAGTTCGACCCTGAGCACTGGGACCTGATCGCAGCCGACGTCCGTACCGATACCGGAAAGTTTATCAATTCAACCTGGGTGTGTTCAGCTGATCAGAGGCGCTGGCGGGTCGTCATCGGCTTCAAAGACACGATAGAAAGGGTTACTGGCCTGGAGAAGGATGCTCCGACTCCCGACGCCGTGACCTCCGGCACGCTTTACAAAAAAGTTGCCAAGGTGAATGGTGAACTCATGGACGCCGAGGCCTAGGCGAGCACCGGTGTGCTGACTCCGCATCAGCGGAACCTGGACGTAGAGGACGTTCAGCCTGGGCTTTCAGATTCCCAGGACCGGGTGCGGTTCGTAGGGCGCTTCCAGCGCCGCGCAGTCTTCAGCACTCAAGTTCACCTTCAGGGCCGCCACTGCGTCTTCGAGGTGGGGCATTTTGCTCGCTCCGACAATCGGCGCACTCACGCCGGGCTGGGCAAGCAGCCAGGCGGTGGCCACCTGCGCCGGAAACACTCCCAGGCGCTGCGCGACTTCAGCCACGCGTGTCTGCACTGCGTAATCTCCCCTGGTGCGGTACAGGCGCTGACCGAAGGTGTCGCTGCGGGCCCGCGTCGTCTTGGGCTCTTGTTCACTGCGGTTTCCTGCCAGAAAGCCGCGCGCCAGCGGACTCCATGGAATGACACCCACACCGTCCTCGCGGCATAAGGGCATCATTTCGCGCTCCTCCTCGCGGTACACCAGGTTGTAATGGTTCTGCATGCTCACGAAGCGGGTCAGCCCGTGCAGATCCGCCGCATGCTGCATTTTGGCGAACTGATAGGCCAGCATGCTGCTCGCACCGATGTACCGCACCGCACCCATCCTTACCAGGTCGTGCAGTGCGGTCATCGTCTCAAGAATGGGAGTCTCCGGATCAAAGCGGTGAATCTGGTACAGGTCGATGTAATCGGTTCCCAGACGCTTCAGGCTGGCCTGGACAGCGTCCATGATGTGCTTGCGTGACAGCCCGCGGTCGTTGGGGCCAGAACCCATGGGGTTGTACACCTTTGTCGCGATGATGGCCTGGTCACGCGACGTGAACAGCCGGAGGGCCCGACCGAGGACTTCTTCGCTGCGGCCCAGACTGTACATATCTGCAGTATCGAAAAAGTTGATGCCAAGTTCGACGGCACGCGCAATAAACGGGCGGCTGGCGTCCTCATCAAGAACCCAGTCGCGCCAGCCAGGGTCACCGTAAGTCATGGTGCCGAGCGCGATGCGTGAGACTTTCAGCCCGCTCTGACCCAACCGTACGTAATCCATGCTGTG from the Deinococcus deserti VCD115 genome contains:
- a CDS encoding DUF6504 family protein, which codes for MKAVQQQVEVEVRNGQPARLIWNGQTYPVQAVLDWWRAGGRWWLGEAPRNCYFVQAGSLTAELHHEDAQEGRWWLARVQD
- the dnaE gene encoding DNA polymerase III subunit alpha, which gives rise to MPRLQVLLACQSYFSEGRSTVSPRRLVQRAADAGYSAVGLADWCSVAGAVELGEAARAAGLAALVGVTLPVLFPAPPRSPAPYEPYPVVLLARDRPGYAVLCRLITDVQGQYPGGLPLSLLQETGRQFQDHLLCLTGGRTGFPTVLGEQREVARAAFYLRTLRGIFPFSLYVQLYHGAAPNERRRLEYLRGLARDLELPVVAAPEVCMADAADYCLLDALTCARLGIDVQTPHPDRPRNDARHVGTPEEWGHLLPFPDALLNAERIADWCTFELLPERLRSPEPRLRPFQTAQEVLEERVFAAVGSRYSPGAREAALRRLKDELATVAHLDLAGFFLTAAEVTDYCREHGILAAGRGSAAGSVLCYLLGITLSDPIEHNLLFERFLHTGRTSMPDVDIDIASARRDQVLRWVEERWGLSGAGEAMVANRITYRMKSAIQDLGRALGMPPDLRDRLSRALGRDYGHLRPHRAREAEVAFTEVLGDAPVKEALLCLLERIEPGFVRHLAPHSGGVVLSSEPLTFYSPLTRSSGGIRMLTFDKDDVEKLGLIKLDLLGLRMLAALERAREEVLRLTNEWVPYGELPDDPRVWAEISSGDTMGLFQIESPAQVQMTARLQPKTMTQLAHQVALVRPGPIQSGTVHPYVRRARGEEPVPERPEPLQSILRATHGTLMFQEQILRIAVHYAGYDWPHADRFRSRLSKVEDGHELAELKEQFLSGAALTCGAFPWEAEEVFEMCAMFRGYGFAESHAHAFAQHSYASAYMRHHYPAAYFAAFLTEAPGMWPANTIAQECRRRGVTLLPVCINRSGLSYRAESLRTIRVPLTAVEGISEAKAREIVHERLIGGKFSTLEDAYDRIDLSRDRFEKLVLAGGLTSIEPSRRKGLFGLTLLANARKAGTRPLLAPGIEPPELPEMSSTEYLALDLRTKGLSETGRHPLDAHRARLRDLGCQALGGLNHGDTAWVAGVIVARQRPPTAKGFAFYVLEDRTARLQAIISPDLWEANRVLLRDARALIVCGPVTRLGQAITIKVQRLSELPLRWPEPDVEAAD
- a CDS encoding response regulator, giving the protein MRSTPQSCCTLSPHILLIDDNPLDRELTELALLEVAPGSSLTLAESGIQAMQLLWAGLRTDLILLDVNMPGMHGFDVLQALRADTSLNHIPVVMLSTSGAERDRAQAQALEVDGYMVKASRFEAYVQQMLGLMRWYHAAAPLQTLA
- a CDS encoding Y-family DNA polymerase encodes the protein MAGRTPSLIACVLLSPWPLELLQRRHPGVPVAVLSEEGSGGGRRVLHVSPGARDAGVKVGMRDTAALSRCPELHAETMNAPLAAAAWNELLEQMYVRYSDRVEGRTPGLIFLKLSLGAARDLAAALQAPVGLAGSLEVAHLAALRAKAGEVREVHPGEQAEQAFLNLVPLEHLQVLGLSPAQAERLRFLGVTGLADLCKWSAAQREAFLGVDMGTQVNRFLKGHRTEQLPRYVPGQILEASLDTDAPLLNSLEADAAFQELLPGLMTGLRGRTAAYLTVRCDTLGGSLTATRKLKWPLDSGGLMRVAGLALEDTGALAIGIDRLSVQFSGLQQPSRMVGLWAGLADLDVTRNVLDRFPDALVRVRWLDPWAYTTNAMYEWVDWQTGEVRPTPMTPQMTWTPTRAQAREKAVDRILAFFEGAQP
- a CDS encoding aldo/keto reductase, producing MDYVRLGQSGLKVSRIALGTMTYGDPGWRDWVLDEDASRPFIARAVELGINFFDTADMYSLGRSEEVLGRALRLFTSRDQAIIATKVYNPMGSGPNDRGLSRKHIMDAVQASLKRLGTDYIDLYQIHRFDPETPILETMTALHDLVRMGAVRYIGASSMLAYQFAKMQHAADLHGLTRFVSMQNHYNLVYREEEREMMPLCREDGVGVIPWSPLARGFLAGNRSEQEPKTTRARSDTFGQRLYRTRGDYAVQTRVAEVAQRLGVFPAQVATAWLLAQPGVSAPIVGASKMPHLEDAVAALKVNLSAEDCAALEAPYEPHPVLGI
- a CDS encoding LexA family protein, with the translated sequence MPPELTRTRRLILDAILRLQAEDTPATLGAVAQATGLTKQAVSYQTVLLREAHYLEPAASRYAPLILTSKARALIGGGGFPLVGEIAAGQPGHAEQNVEAYITRLDQVIDMKEGDYLLRVRGDSMIGVGIYPQDIVIVRPNETVPNGDIAVVLLPGESTATLKRVEHQNSKITLHSANPDYPPMTFPARDVRIQGCLVAHIGQAALRSRRV